The stretch of DNA TTGGTAAATCAGGATTATATACTTGGGTCGCTATTGGCACAATAATTGCTAATATTCAAGTGATAAAAACGATTGATATATTTACCATTTCTGCGACTTTAGGTAATGTCATGTTTGCATCGATTTATTTAGCAACGGATATTTTAAATGATATCTATGGTCGTAAAATAGCAAAAAAAGCAGTTTGGCTTGGTTTTGCATCGACTTTTATCATGATCGTTGTGATGCAAGTGTCATTAGCATTTCAACCGAGTGATGTTGACATGGCCCAAGATGCTTTGCAATCCATATTTAATGTTGTGCCACGTATCGCGTTTGCTTCAATTATTGCTTATATTATAGGACAGCATGTAGATGTCTTTGTATTTAGTATGATAAAAAAGGTGTTTTATACTGATCGAACATTCATCATTCGTGCTTATGGCAGTACGGCATTAAGCTCTATTGTAGATACGGCACTTTTTGTTATAATCGCATTTGCAGGAAGTTTACCCAATGGTGTCGTTTTTGAAATTTTTGTGACGACATATTTACTCAAATTATTATCTACAATTTTAAACGTTCCATTTGGTTATTGGGCAAAATCACTCTATCGTCGCCATAAAATAAAAGATGACGTGCGGTGATCATATTGAACTGATGCGGATGTACAGTTCCTCACAAATTATACAAGTGTGGTGTATGCGGATTGGCAAAAATTTATTTTGATGCTGCAACGAAAGGGAATCCCGGTTTAAGTACATGCGGTGTTGTCATTGTTACCGAAGAAAATCGTTATACGTTTACAGCTGAACTCGGTGAAATGGATAACCACACTGCCGAATGGGAAGCGCTTCTTTTTGCTTTATCACAGGCACAGACTTTAAACGTCAAGAACGCTTTGTTTTTTACAGATTCTCAGTTGATAGAAGATGCTGTCAACCGTG from Staphylococcus lutrae encodes:
- a CDS encoding queuosine precursor transporter, whose amino-acid sequence is MYNEWLGIVSFFVTFTLMVMMFRIFGKSGLYTWVAIGTIIANIQVIKTIDIFTISATLGNVMFASIYLATDILNDIYGRKIAKKAVWLGFASTFIMIVVMQVSLAFQPSDVDMAQDALQSIFNVVPRIAFASIIAYIIGQHVDVFVFSMIKKVFYTDRTFIIRAYGSTALSSIVDTALFVIIAFAGSLPNGVVFEIFVTTYLLKLLSTILNVPFGYWAKSLYRRHKIKDDVR
- a CDS encoding ribonuclease HI family protein; its protein translation is MAKIYFDAATKGNPGLSTCGVVIVTEENRYTFTAELGEMDNHTAEWEALLFALSQAQTLNVKNALFFTDSQLIEDAVNREFVKNVRFKPYLTRFLQDSQTFQLTFVKWIPRTQNKAANQLAQNTLFKVLNQS